The following nucleotide sequence is from Zea mays cultivar B73 chromosome 1, Zm-B73-REFERENCE-NAM-5.0, whole genome shotgun sequence.
TCGTCCGATTCGCTCGACAGACAGGGGCCAGGTGAAAAACAAAGGCACCGCGCTCCCGTGCGGGGAGGCGACAAAGCGCTGGCCCTGCCACCGTCGTACGGCACCTGGCCGGACGCGCGGCTTGGGGGGGCACATGTCACCGTGCGTGCGTGGTGGACGGCGaagtagctagctagctaggtagGCCGCGcgcgggagggagggagggagggagcagGCATGGCTGATGGTGGCACGACGCCCTGCCGCCCCCATCGATCCGTCCGTCGTCCGTGGCTTGGTCGTCAGCTTGCTGCGCGCGCGCATGCACACACGGGTCACAGGCGACGCGGAGCCGTGTGTCACGAGGGCGTTGTAGCGATCGATGCGGCTGCCACCGCGCCCCAGGATGAGGATCAGGGTCAGATCATTCATCAGGGGTGTGgttgatggatggatggatggatatgCCTGCTGGCTCCGGAGCCGGACCCTGACCGGCCGGGGGAGTAGCCCCAGCCGTGTGTGGCTGCTGCAGCTTTTTAAaataactactactactacgacgCGGCCTCTCTTGCTCGGAATAAATGTCCGATCCGTCTGGGCCACCCACCCCATCCATCCATCCCATTGGCTGCCTTCCTGTGTTTTTGGAGCTCGTGACTGCCGTTCTCGAGTACAGTAGTAGTAATAAACACGGTCACGGCGTGCACAACATCACAAGCGTGTTTTGTTTTGGGCAGATCAATCAGTAAAACCCCCACGTACAGCACAGCAGCATATTATCTCATCGAAATCGACGATGCTGCTCTTGTGCAGGCACTGTATACTATGTTTCAGGGAGTAGCAGGCAGGTCGAGCTGCCGACTTAGCAGCTGGAGCGATTCAGCACCGCGTACGTACATGAGATTATTCCACAAATAGGAGCAATTGGTTAGGGGGAAGGGATCGAATTAGCAGCGAACCAAAATGACCATCGTCAGCATTAATGTATGAAGGGTAGCTGCatgatcatcatcgtcgtcgttgtcgtcgtcattCTTACATCATGCATGCGTGCGTGCGTGCAGGCATGATCGATCTTATTATCACGCATGCATCATAGACATATATACTAAATATGTAAATCACGGCGTGCCCTCCGGCCAATACTATTACACAGGAAACGGTGGCGCTGCTACGAACGAATTCACCGGACCATCAGCAGCTAGGAGCAGCGGCTCTGTTTCATCTTTGCCaccgatagatagatagatagatagaggaAACAGAGAAGAGTAAAAAAAATCGAATTAAAGATCGAGAGGGGGAGCTAGCTGAGAAACGGAGCTACTGCTACTACCATACACAGAGAGGGCGCCGGCCGGTCGACGATCGATCGAGTACATGCGCGGTTGTCCAGCCAGAGCTACTGCTACTACCATACACATAGAGGGCGCCGGCCGGTCGACGATCGATCGAGTACATGCGCGGTTGTCCAGGCAGCCATGCACCAGCAGCAGGGACGACATCGACCGATGCAAGTAGCAGAAGGCGTGTGTGCTTACGCGCGCTCAGCCTCTAGCTATAGCTAGCTACTACTCCTCGTCGTCGTGCTCGCTACCGCCCTCGGAGCAGCTCCTGACGGCCTGCAGGACGGCCTGCTTCACGACGTGCTCGTCCACGTTGTCCGCCACGTTCTGCATATATATACACCGATTGTTATTAACTGATCACGATTTTGGACTGTGCTCTCTCTACTAGTGCAGTGTAGCATCGACGACGATAATTAATTTTACCTCTCCGCCCACGGCCTCGAGGCGGAAGGAGTCGGCGCAGGACGCGGTGGCCTGGAGCACGCTGAGCCCCAGCTCGTCGAAGGCCTCCAGCACGGCGACGAGCAGCCCCGGGCAGCTCTTGTCGGAGAACACGTTCACCAGGAACGACGACCCCTGCACTCCTAGGGCTTCCACGGTCACCTGCAGATATAATATATAAC
It contains:
- the LOC100216770 gene encoding uncharacterized isoform X1 codes for the protein MMSRERKKAAALQEKLKILRSITHSHALSNTSIIMDASAYIKELKQKVVRLNQEIACAQDALRHKASSYPTVTVEALGVQGSSFLVNVFSDKSCPGLLVAVLEAFDELGLSVLQATASCADSFRLEAVGGENVADNVDEHVVKQAVLQAVRSCSEGGSEHDDEE